From a single Gimesia fumaroli genomic region:
- a CDS encoding type I restriction endonuclease, whose protein sequence is MDLIDRTKDIASRIPKQMEYTQTEEATKNAFIMPFISALGYDVFNPLEVIPEFTSDHGTKKGEKVDYAIKKDDKIIILVECKWSGADLDKVHASQLYRYFSVTSARFAILTNGIEYQFYSDIDEPNKMDSKPFFVFNMLHFEDHQINELKKFTKSAFSLEDILTTASTLKYAGAIKKILDEELKSPSEEFVRFFASQVYDGRLTQPVVEQFTKIVKDARTQFINERINERLKTALSANQSGSSSEGVADTEEADEDTSPRDGIETTQDELDGFNVVKAILREVVDVSRVKMRDTKSYCGILLDDNNRKPICRLRFNTSQKYLGLFSNKNEDKVEIDNVDGIFKFADRVKAVIGEYEGNGKPETSELPTGDEVGNG, encoded by the coding sequence ATGGACCTGATTGACCGGACGAAAGACATTGCATCACGCATCCCCAAACAGATGGAGTATACCCAGACCGAAGAGGCCACCAAGAACGCCTTCATCATGCCGTTTATCAGTGCGCTGGGATACGACGTGTTTAACCCGCTGGAAGTGATCCCTGAATTCACATCGGATCACGGCACCAAAAAAGGGGAGAAGGTCGACTACGCCATCAAGAAGGATGATAAGATCATCATCCTCGTCGAGTGCAAATGGTCGGGCGCGGATCTGGATAAGGTGCATGCCTCACAACTCTATCGTTATTTCTCGGTCACCTCGGCCCGATTTGCGATCCTGACGAACGGTATTGAATACCAATTCTATTCGGACATCGACGAGCCGAACAAAATGGATTCGAAGCCCTTCTTCGTTTTCAACATGCTGCACTTTGAAGATCATCAGATCAATGAACTCAAGAAATTCACCAAGTCGGCGTTTTCTCTGGAAGACATTCTCACCACCGCCAGCACGTTGAAGTATGCCGGGGCGATCAAGAAAATTCTGGATGAAGAACTCAAATCCCCTTCGGAAGAGTTTGTACGGTTCTTTGCTTCTCAAGTCTATGATGGTCGTCTGACACAACCAGTGGTGGAACAATTCACAAAGATTGTCAAAGATGCCCGCACGCAGTTTATTAACGAACGCATCAACGAACGACTGAAGACGGCCCTCTCGGCAAATCAATCGGGATCATCGTCGGAAGGCGTTGCCGATACAGAAGAAGCCGACGAGGACACATCCCCCCGCGACGGCATCGAAACCACCCAGGACGAACTGGACGGCTTCAACGTCGTCAAAGCAATTTTGCGGGAAGTAGTCGACGTGTCACGTGTAAAAATGCGCGACACAAAAAGCTATTGTGGCATCCTGCTCGACGACAACAACCGCAAACCAATCTGCCGCCTGCGGTTTAATACATCCCAGAAATACCTGGGGCTGTTCTCAAACAAAAACGAAGACAAAGTGGAAATCGATAACGTCGACGGCATCTTCAAATTCGCAGATCGGGTGAAAGCGGTGATCGGTGAGTATGAGGGGAACGGGAAGCCGGAAACAAGTGAGTTGCCTACTGGGGATGAGGTGGGAAATGGTTAA